In Leifsonia sp. AK011, the genomic stretch TCGCCGTGTCGGAACTGATCAACATCTGGACTCAGGTGCCCGAGGGTGTGTACGGCGGCTACCTCGTGCTCGCGGATGCACCGGCAGGCCTCGATGTGATCGACTCGCCGCCCCCCGTGACCGAGGTCTCGCTCAACCTGCTCAACGTGTTCTACGCGATCGAGTGGGTGATCTTCGCCGGATTCGCCGTGTTCCTCTGGTATCGCCTGGTGCGTGACGACGTCGAGGACCAGGTCGCCGCCGAGGCGGAAGCCTCAGGCGAGCCGCCGGTAGAATAGCCACATGCCCCAAGGTCCACGGCCTGCCGACGTCCCCAAGATCCGACGCACGGTCGCCGTGTACAAGGTGTCCTCCATCATCACCGGCAGCTTCCTGCTCCTGCTGTGCCTCATGATGGTGCTGCGCTACGGCTTCGGCGTCGATATCGAGCTCGGTGGCCCCTACGGGTTCCTCGCGCTGACGCCGAAGGAGCTCATCGCCGGCATCAACCTGTCGACGTTCATCCTCATCGTCCACGGCTGGCTCTACGTGCTGTACCTCGCGTGCGACTTCCTGCTGTGGCGCTACATCCGCTGGTCGTTCGGCAAGTTCCTGTTCATCGCGCTGGGCGGCATCATCCCGCTCCTCTCGTTCTTCCTCGAGCGTCGCGTGCCGCGCGACGTCGAGGCCGTCATCTCATCGATCAGCCCCGGAGCCGCAGGCGCCGAGGCCACACCCACGGAGGCCACTGCGTGACCGATACCGACGCCCGCCCAGTTCTCGTCGTCGATTTCGGCGCGCAGTACGCACAGCTCATCGCCCGGCGCGTACGCGAAGCCAGCGTGTACAGCGAAATCGTTCCGCACACGATCACCGCGGCAGAGGTCGCCGAGAAGAACCCCGCGGGCATCGTGCTGAGCGGGGGACCCTCCAGCGTCTACGAGCCCGGCTCGCCCACGCTCGACCCCGGCATCCTCGAGCTCGGGGTGCCCGTGCTCGGCATCTGCTACGGATTCCAGGTCATGGCCCAGCAGCTCGGCGGCGAGGTCGCCAACACCGGGCTGCGGGAGTACGGGGCCACCTCGGTCACGCTCACCCCTGGCGACAGCAGCCTCCTCGGTGGCCAGCCCGGCGAGCAGACCACGTGGATGAGTCACGGCGACTCCGTGTCCAAGGCGCCGGAAGGTTTCACCGTCCTCGCCTCGTCGACGTCCACCCCGGTGGCCGCGTTCGCCTCTGACGAGCGTCGGATGTACGGGGTGCAGTGGCATCCCGAGGTCAAGCACAGCGAGTACGGCCAGCGGGTTATCGAGAACTTCCTCCACACCGCCGCGGGCATCCCCGCTGACTGGAACAGCTCCAATGTCATCGAGGAGCAGGTCGCCCGCATCCGCGAGCAGGTCGGCACGGGACGCGTCATCTGCGGCCTCTCCGGCGGTGTCGACTCCGCGGTCGCCGCAGCCATCGTGCACAAGGCGGTCGGCGACCAGCTCGTGTGCATCTTCGTCGACCACGGCCTGCTGCGCCAGGACGAGCGTCGCCAGGTCGAAGAGGACTACGTGGCATCCACGGGTGTGCGCCTCGTCACCGTGGATGCCGTTGACCAGTTCCTCGACGCGCTGGCAGGTGTGACGGACCCGGAGCAGAAGCGCAAGATCATCGGGCGTGAGTTCATCCGCAGCTTCGAGAACGCAGCAGAAGCGCTCGTGCTCGAGGCCCAGGGCGAGGGTGAGCAGATCAAGTACCTCGTGCAGGGAACCCTCTACCCCGACGTCGTCGAATCGGGTGGCGGAACCGGAACGGCGAACATCAAAAGCCACCACAACGTGGGCGGCCTCCCGGAGGACCTCACGTTCGAGCTCGTCGAGCCGCTGCGCACCCTCTTCAAGGACGAGGTGCGTGCCATCGGACGCGAGCTGGGACTCCCCGAGGTGATCGTGTCACGGCAGCCCTTTCCGGGGCCTGGCCTTGGCATCCGCATCGTGGGTGAGGTCACCCGTGATCGTCTGGAGCTGCTCCGTTCCGCGGACGCGATCGCACGCGCAGAACTGACCGCTTCGGGCCTCGACGGCGAGATCTGGCAGTGCCCGGTCGTGCTGCTCGCGGACGTGCGCTCCGTGGGGGTGCAGGGGGATGGTCGTACCTACGGCCACCCGATCGTGCTTCGCCCCGTGTCATCCGAGGATGCCATGACCGCCGACTGGACCCGCCTCCCGTACGACGTGCTCGCGCGCATCTCCAACCGCATCACCAACGAGGTACCGGGCGTCAACCGCGTCGTGCTCGACGTGACGTCGAAGCCCCCGGGAACCATCGAGTGGGAGTGAACACTCTCTGGTTCTACTGACCTTGGGTGTTGTCGTTCTCTTCAGCACGTGGGGGCCCCGGCTGGCCTGCTCGATGAGGCTCCGCCCGTAAACGCCCGCCACACCCGAGCCTCATCGAGCAGGCCATCCGCGACCCAAGTCTCGCGGACGTGCTCGTGAGGTCAGTAGCCCACATCGTGGGGCGGTATGGGCGGCTCTCGTGACACGCTGGTTTGCACCATCCCATCCCCCCTTGGCACTACGACTGTTCCGATATGGCTGCCATCTCGCGCCGAATAGCAGCCATATCGGAACAGTCGGGACATCCCCGCGCGGGATGCACCCTGCGACGACCTGAGGGATGGCTGGGGCCGACCGGCCAGGCTCGGGTGGGCCGGGCATCTATGGGCGGAGCCTGGCCGGTCGGCCCCAGCAATCCCGGCACCCCGACAACACAAAGGGCCGCCCCCAAGAAGGAGACGGCCCGAGTGCGTGAGAGCGCTAGTTGCGCGCGATGGCGAGCATGCGCAGCAGCTCGAGGTAGAGCCAGATGACCGTCACCATGATGCCGAACGCGCCCGTCCAGCCGTACTTGGCCGGGGCCTTGTTGTTGGCGCCCTTCTGGATGAAGTCGAAGTCGAGCACGAGCGAGTACGCCGCGAGGATCACGACGAAGACGCCCAGCACGACGCCGAGCGGGATGCCGAAGATCTCGACGTCGCCGCGCAGGCCCCACGGGTTGCCGTTGGCTCCACCGAAGATCATGATGCCGAGGTTCACGAGCGAGAACACGGCGTAGCCGATCATCGCGATGAGGAAGATCTTGGTGGCCCGCTTCGAGGCGCGGATCTTGCCGCTCGCGAACAGGGCGAGGGTCACACCCACGACGACGAAAGTCGCGATGACGGCCTGCAGCACGATGCCGGGCCACTGCTGCTCGTAGAACGCCGAGATGCCGCCGACGAACACACCCTGCGCAGCGGAGTACGCGAGGATGAGCGGCGCCGAGGGCTCCTTCTTGAAGATGTTGACGAGGGCGAGCACGAAGCCCACGAGGCCGGCGCCGATCCACAGGAACGGTACGGCGGGCGCTGTGATCCAGCCCACTGCAGCGCCTGCGAGCAGCACTGCGAAGGTGAACACGGTCTTCTGGATCGTGTTCTCGACCGTCATCACGTCGCCGCGCTCCGGCGCGGAGGGCCGGTTGTAGATCTCATCGAGCTGCTGCGCGGAGATGTTCTGCGCTGCAGCAACCGCTCCCTGCGAGTTGAACGCCTCGTTGCGGAATGCGGGGTTGTTGAGTGCCATTTCTCCTCTTTCGAACTGGCTTGTGAGTTCTCCTAATTTACCGGGTTTCGCTGGGTAAATGCAGGGGGTCACCGGATGCCGCGGCCCGTGGTCGCTTCGTCGTGGCGAGCAGTCGCGCCAACCACGCGGACCCGACGAGCACCGCGAGCGAGATCACGAGCGCCGGCAGCATGCTCGAGTACTCGCTGAAGAAGCCCGGGAGCACGATCGAACTCGCGATCGGCAGGAGCACTGTCACGTAGCTCCGGAGGGGGCGGTGCCGCACGAGCAGCCAGGCGAGGTAGGGGACGGTCAGCGTCCAGACGGAGAACGGCCCGGTGAGAAGCAACCACAGCTGCCCGGTGGCCGGGGCGACCACGAGGATGCGGCGCCATCCGCGGGAGGGGAGGATGGACCATCCGACCGCGTACACGAGAGCCCCGTGCAGCAGGAGGAAGTTCGTGTAGGTGTTGGAGCCCTGCAGCCCGACCCCGCCCGCGATGATTAGTGCGAGCCCGGCGACGTAGCGTTCGCCGTAGGTGCCCCAGACGAGCGGGAGTGACCGCGTCGGCTCGCGCCACCGCGGAGAGGGGATTCGGTCAGAGAGCACCGGAGACCAGGATCCAGGTGATCGCGCCGATCCAGACGACGAGCCACACGATGCCGAGAACGATCGCGAGTCGGGCCAGAAGGATGCCGCGCTCCCCGGTCTGCCGAATCTGGCGCGCTGCGACGAAGCCGAAGATCGCGGCAACGGGCCCGCCGATGACTCCCAGAACGATGGCGATCACGGCCAGGAGGTTGAACGTTCGCCCCTCGCTGGGTTCCCGCGTCGGGCGGATCGCTGCCGGGACGGACGGAGCCAGGGGTGCACCACAGGAGAGGCAGAACTTCCAGTCGCCCTGCAGTTCTGCAGAGCACACGGCGCACGTCGACATAGTGGAATGCTAGTGGGGTGACGCACCCCGCCCGGCCCCTCGTGATCGGCCACCGGGGTGCCAGCGGCTATCGTCCGGAGCACACGGCTGCCGCGTATGAGCTCGCGTTCGAGCTCGGCGCGGATGCGGTCGAGCCCGACATCGTGGCCACTCGTGACGGCGTGCTGGTGCTGAGGCACGAGAACGAGATCTCCGGTACGACGGATGTCGCGAGCCATCCCGAGTTCGCCTCCCGGCGCACCACGAAGCTGGTCGACGGCGTGAAGCACACGGGCTGGTTCACCGAGGACTTCACCTGGTCTGAGCTGGCAACCCTCACGGCGCGGGAGAGGCTGCCCGAGTTGCGGCCGGACTCGGCGCAGTTCGCCGAGGAGACAGGCCCGGGCATCCTGCGTCTGCGGGATCTTCTGGGTCTCATGCCCGCGGGCAAGATCATGGTCGCGGAGATCAAGCACGCCACGTACTTCGCGTCGATCGGGCTGCCGCTCGACGAACTGTTCGCGAAGGAGATCGCCGACTGGGCGACGCCAGACAATCTCATTGTCGAGTGCTTCGAGACGACGGTGCTCGGCCAGATCCGTGAGCGCGGGGTGCCGGGTCGCGTGGTGTTCCTGCTGGAGTCGTCGGGATCACCGGCCGACCAGGTGTCGCAGTTCGGCCGTGCGGCGAAGCGGTACGCCGACTACCTCACCGATGACGCGCTCGCCGGGCTCGCGGCATCCGTCGACGGCATCAGCGTGGACAAGCGGATGCTGCTCGACGAGAGGTCCGGAGGCACGACCGATCTCGTCGCCCGCGCACACGCCGGCGGTCTCGAGGTCTACACCTGGACGCTGCGAGCCGAGAACCGCTTCCTCTCGCCGCAGTTCCGCGCGGGCGAGCCGGAGGAGTTCGGGGACTGGCAGGCGGAGTTCGGCCTCATCCTGGGCACGGGACTCGACGGGGTCTTTGCCGATCAACCCGACCTGGTGCGCGCGCTGCTGGGCTGACCCAGGCGGTGGCGTCGGCGCTCGCCCGTAGAATCGTGGGGTCATGTCATCCGTGCCCCTTCTGCCCCCGCCGGACGACGAGCCCCTGCTCGCTGGCCTCAACCCCCAGCAGCGCGAGGCTGTGCTCTACCGCGGACAGTCGCTGCTCATCGTGGCGGGCGCTGGCTCCGGCAAGACGAGCGTGCTCACACGGCGCATCGCCGGTCTGCTGAAGTGGCGGGAGGCGTGGCCGAGCCAGATCCTCGCGATCACGTTCACCAACAAAGCCGCGGCCGAGATGCGCGAGCGGGTCAAGGCGCTCGTCGGCGACGAGGCCGACGGCATGTGGATCTCGACGTTCCACTCCGCGTGCGTGCGCATCCTGCGACGCCAGGCGGAGTCGATGGGGATGAAGCAGAGCTTCACCATCTACGACACCGCGGACTCCCGCGCGCTCATGAAGCGGATCATCAAGGAGCTGGACGCCGACACCATGGGCTTCACGGTCAGTGGTGCGCTCAGTCGTATCTCGCGGCTCAAGAACGAGCTCACCGACGTTGACGGCTTCGCACGCAACGCCAACCTCTCTGACCCGAAGGAGGCGCTGCTGCTGGAGATCTTCCGGCTGTACACCGCGTCCCTGCGCCGGGCGAACGCCCTCGACTTCGACGACATCATCGCCGAGACCGTCTACCTGTTCCGTGCGTTCCCGGATGTCGCGGCGCTCTACCAGAAGCGGTTCCGCCACGTGCTCGTCGACGAGTACCAGGACACCAACCACGCGCAGTACGCGCTCGTGCGGGAACTCGTCCGGGCGCCGGCGCTGAGCCCGGATCCCCTTCGAGAACCTCAGGGAGCGATCGGCGGCGCATCCCTCACCGTCGTCGGTGACAGCGACCAGTCGATCTACGCGTTCCGCGGCGCCGACATCCGCAACATCGTCGAGTTCGAGCGCGACTTCCCCAACTCGAAGGTCATCCTGCTCGAGCAGAACTACCGCTCGACCCAGAACATCCTCGATGCCGCGAACGCGGTCATCTCCAACAACTTCGACCGCAAGGCCAAGAACCTCTTCACCGTCGTGGGTTCCGGCGACAAGATCGTCGGCTACACCGGCTACTCGGGCCATGACGAGGCGCAGTTCGTCGCCGACGAGGTCGAGAAGCTGCGGGATGCCGGGGCGAGCTACAACGACATCGCCGTCTTCGTGCGCACCAACTCGCAGACACGACCGCTGGAGGAGATCTTCATCCGCTCGGCGATCCCGTACCGGATCCCCGGGGGCACCAAGTTCTACGAACGCGCCGAGGTGAAGGACGCCTTCGGGTACCTCATCCAGGTCGCCAACCCCGACGACGACCTCGCCCTCCGCCGCATCATGAACGTGCCCAAGCGGGGCATCGGCCCCGCAACGGAGGCGGCGATGCAGGCACTCGCGGAGCGCCAGGGTATGCCGCTGCGAGAGGTGCTGCGGGATGCCACGGCTCTCGGCCTCGGCCCGAAGGTCACCGCTGCCATCACCGAGCTGGGGCAACTGCTCGACGATGTCGCGAACACCATCAACACGGCAGCGCCCCATGACATCCTGACCGCCCTCCTCACGCGTTCTGGGCTGCACGCCTCGCTCAAGAACTCCGGCGACCCGCAGGACGAGGCCCGCGCCGAGAACCTCGAGGAGCTCGTGTCGCAGGCCAAGGAGTTCCGGGTCAGCAACCCCGAGGGCACCCTCGTGGACTTCCTCACGAACGTCGCGCTCTTCTCCGCGGCCGACGAGATCGACGACCACGACGGGTCGGTCTCGATCATGACGCTCCACACCGCGAAGGGCCTCGAGTACGACTCAGTGTTCCTCACGGGCCTCGAGGAGGACCTGCTGCCACATCGCATGTCCACGAATGAGCCCGGCGGCCTCGCCGAGGAGCGTCGGCTCTTCTACGTGGGCATCACGAGGGCTCGTAAGAAGCTGTTCCTCTCGCTCGCGACGTCCCGTGCGTCGTTCGGCGACGTGTCCGTGTCGATGCCGAGCCGTTACCTCGCCGAGATCCCGGGTGACCTCATCGAGTGGCGCGACTCGGGCGGTGGCGGGTTCCGGTCCGGATTCCGCGGGGTGCGAGCCGCACCGATGCGCGAGTCGTACGGCGCGCTGCCGCCGGCACCCAAGGCGAAGACCGAGTGGGCCACCCCGATCACGGGCAAGGTGCGCGACAACGGAGATCTCACCCTCGCGGTGGGTGACCGCATCCGACACACCGATTTCGGTGACGGGCGTGTGACCGCGGTCACAGGGAACGGGCCGAAGACGGTTGCCGAAGTGCAATTCGACGTGGCAGGCCGCAAGCGCCTCCTCGTGAAGATCGCTCCTATCGAGAAGCTCTAATTCGTGAAGCCCACGCCGCCCGAGGAGCGGGTCCTCGTGCCCCGAGCTCGGCAGCGGGAGGGTGCGCTGGCGGCGAGGCTGCAGCAGATCCGCGAGGAGCTCGAGCTGCCGGAGTCGTTCCCTGAAGCGGTGGAACGTGAGGCGCGGGAGGTCGTGGCATCCGTCGAGCCACCCGAGCTCGACCTCACCGATGTGCCGTTCGTCACCATCGATCCTCCCGGCGCGACCGACCTCGACCAGGCGTTGCACATCGAGCGCAGCGAGGACGGCTACGTCGTGCAGTACGCCATCGCGGAT encodes the following:
- a CDS encoding DUF3817 domain-containing protein; protein product: MPQGPRPADVPKIRRTVAVYKVSSIITGSFLLLLCLMMVLRYGFGVDIELGGPYGFLALTPKELIAGINLSTFILIVHGWLYVLYLACDFLLWRYIRWSFGKFLFIALGGIIPLLSFFLERRVPRDVEAVISSISPGAAGAEATPTEATA
- the guaA gene encoding glutamine-hydrolyzing GMP synthase produces the protein MTDTDARPVLVVDFGAQYAQLIARRVREASVYSEIVPHTITAAEVAEKNPAGIVLSGGPSSVYEPGSPTLDPGILELGVPVLGICYGFQVMAQQLGGEVANTGLREYGATSVTLTPGDSSLLGGQPGEQTTWMSHGDSVSKAPEGFTVLASSTSTPVAAFASDERRMYGVQWHPEVKHSEYGQRVIENFLHTAAGIPADWNSSNVIEEQVARIREQVGTGRVICGLSGGVDSAVAAAIVHKAVGDQLVCIFVDHGLLRQDERRQVEEDYVASTGVRLVTVDAVDQFLDALAGVTDPEQKRKIIGREFIRSFENAAEALVLEAQGEGEQIKYLVQGTLYPDVVESGGGTGTANIKSHHNVGGLPEDLTFELVEPLRTLFKDEVRAIGRELGLPEVIVSRQPFPGPGLGIRIVGEVTRDRLELLRSADAIARAELTASGLDGEIWQCPVVLLADVRSVGVQGDGRTYGHPIVLRPVSSEDAMTADWTRLPYDVLARISNRITNEVPGVNRVVLDVTSKPPGTIEWE
- a CDS encoding Bax inhibitor-1/YccA family protein; translated protein: MALNNPAFRNEAFNSQGAVAAAQNISAQQLDEIYNRPSAPERGDVMTVENTIQKTVFTFAVLLAGAAVGWITAPAVPFLWIGAGLVGFVLALVNIFKKEPSAPLILAYSAAQGVFVGGISAFYEQQWPGIVLQAVIATFVVVGVTLALFASGKIRASKRATKIFLIAMIGYAVFSLVNLGIMIFGGANGNPWGLRGDVEIFGIPLGVVLGVFVVILAAYSLVLDFDFIQKGANNKAPAKYGWTGAFGIMVTVIWLYLELLRMLAIARN
- a CDS encoding DUF4190 domain-containing protein; translated protein: MSTCAVCSAELQGDWKFCLSCGAPLAPSVPAAIRPTREPSEGRTFNLLAVIAIVLGVIGGPVAAIFGFVAARQIRQTGERGILLARLAIVLGIVWLVVWIGAITWILVSGAL
- a CDS encoding glycerophosphodiester phosphodiesterase family protein; this encodes MTHPARPLVIGHRGASGYRPEHTAAAYELAFELGADAVEPDIVATRDGVLVLRHENEISGTTDVASHPEFASRRTTKLVDGVKHTGWFTEDFTWSELATLTARERLPELRPDSAQFAEETGPGILRLRDLLGLMPAGKIMVAEIKHATYFASIGLPLDELFAKEIADWATPDNLIVECFETTVLGQIRERGVPGRVVFLLESSGSPADQVSQFGRAAKRYADYLTDDALAGLAASVDGISVDKRMLLDERSGGTTDLVARAHAGGLEVYTWTLRAENRFLSPQFRAGEPEEFGDWQAEFGLILGTGLDGVFADQPDLVRALLG
- a CDS encoding ATP-dependent helicase: MSSVPLLPPPDDEPLLAGLNPQQREAVLYRGQSLLIVAGAGSGKTSVLTRRIAGLLKWREAWPSQILAITFTNKAAAEMRERVKALVGDEADGMWISTFHSACVRILRRQAESMGMKQSFTIYDTADSRALMKRIIKELDADTMGFTVSGALSRISRLKNELTDVDGFARNANLSDPKEALLLEIFRLYTASLRRANALDFDDIIAETVYLFRAFPDVAALYQKRFRHVLVDEYQDTNHAQYALVRELVRAPALSPDPLREPQGAIGGASLTVVGDSDQSIYAFRGADIRNIVEFERDFPNSKVILLEQNYRSTQNILDAANAVISNNFDRKAKNLFTVVGSGDKIVGYTGYSGHDEAQFVADEVEKLRDAGASYNDIAVFVRTNSQTRPLEEIFIRSAIPYRIPGGTKFYERAEVKDAFGYLIQVANPDDDLALRRIMNVPKRGIGPATEAAMQALAERQGMPLREVLRDATALGLGPKVTAAITELGQLLDDVANTINTAAPHDILTALLTRSGLHASLKNSGDPQDEARAENLEELVSQAKEFRVSNPEGTLVDFLTNVALFSAADEIDDHDGSVSIMTLHTAKGLEYDSVFLTGLEEDLLPHRMSTNEPGGLAEERRLFYVGITRARKKLFLSLATSRASFGDVSVSMPSRYLAEIPGDLIEWRDSGGGGFRSGFRGVRAAPMRESYGALPPAPKAKTEWATPITGKVRDNGDLTLAVGDRIRHTDFGDGRVTAVTGNGPKTVAEVQFDVAGRKRLLVKIAPIEKL